Proteins encoded by one window of Thalassoroseus pseudoceratinae:
- a CDS encoding ATP-dependent helicase — MTVSKTPSDALLAELNEAQQQAVRHGDSPLLIVAGAGTGKTTTLAHRVAWQILQGTSPRRILLLTFSRRAAAEMLRRVDDILQAVGKTSRESANVFGGTFHSVALRLLRRYGEVLGLGAEFTILDRGDAEDLMNVVRTDLNLSDGKRRFPLKGTCLAIYSRCVNRSAPLKTVLTEDFPTHLSHEANLGRLFTAYTERKESHVVLDYDDLLVFWLALLENPQGAEVVRGLFDRVHVDEYQDTNVLQSQILKRLVPDGTGLTVVGDDSQSIYSFRAATVRNILDFPEDFPDSSIVTLEQNYRSTQPILDATNRVITESTEWHAKKLWSERTHGVRPQVIRCADEESQSSFVIEQVLNAREEGVRLQDQAVLFRSSYHSAGLELELTRRNVPYRKYGGLKFIESAHVKDLLAYLRLAENPRDIVAGTRVLCLLPGIGNARAGRLMESLRDANGSFAAWREFKAPASTRGQWEPFVKLLDELSSGPLLESSVATQVERVRTFYKPLLEDAHDHAAVRMRDLEQLEILAARYADRASFLAEVTLDPPSSTAELGDPAAPDEDDWLVLSTIHSAKGLEWDSVFVLQAIEGSIPSEMATGSPEQIEEERRLFYVALTRGKNNLFVCHPQRIMGQRNQFFAPSFSRLTPFVSDEVRSTFDEIVYSPEGHTDAAPKPESSQSVRSRLNSLWGEN, encoded by the coding sequence ATGACAGTGTCGAAAACTCCGTCCGATGCATTGCTCGCAGAACTTAATGAAGCTCAACAACAGGCGGTCCGACATGGGGATTCGCCGTTGTTGATTGTGGCTGGTGCCGGAACCGGGAAAACGACGACGCTCGCTCATCGAGTCGCGTGGCAGATTCTTCAAGGGACTTCACCCCGACGAATTTTGCTTCTGACGTTCAGTCGCCGAGCCGCCGCCGAGATGCTGCGACGTGTGGACGACATCCTGCAAGCCGTCGGGAAAACGAGTCGGGAATCCGCGAACGTCTTTGGTGGAACGTTTCATTCGGTCGCCTTGCGATTGCTGCGACGATATGGCGAGGTTCTTGGGCTCGGTGCGGAGTTCACAATCCTCGATCGCGGCGACGCCGAAGACCTCATGAATGTCGTGCGGACCGATTTAAACTTGTCCGACGGCAAACGCCGCTTCCCGCTCAAGGGAACATGTCTCGCGATCTACAGTCGTTGCGTGAATCGCTCGGCACCGTTGAAAACTGTGTTGACCGAAGATTTCCCGACGCACCTTTCCCACGAAGCAAACCTGGGGCGATTGTTCACCGCATACACGGAGCGAAAAGAGTCGCACGTTGTGCTGGATTACGATGATCTGTTGGTGTTCTGGTTGGCGTTACTGGAAAATCCGCAAGGTGCGGAAGTCGTTCGTGGGTTGTTCGATCGGGTGCATGTCGACGAATATCAAGACACCAACGTCCTGCAAAGTCAGATTTTGAAACGACTCGTTCCCGACGGAACCGGTCTCACCGTCGTTGGTGACGATTCGCAGTCAATTTACTCGTTTCGAGCCGCCACCGTTCGCAACATTTTGGATTTCCCGGAAGACTTCCCCGATTCGAGCATCGTGACGCTCGAACAGAATTACCGCAGCACGCAACCAATTCTCGATGCCACCAATCGTGTCATCACGGAATCGACAGAATGGCATGCGAAAAAGCTGTGGTCAGAACGAACACACGGAGTTCGGCCGCAAGTCATCCGATGTGCCGATGAGGAATCGCAAAGCAGTTTTGTGATCGAGCAAGTCCTCAATGCCCGCGAAGAAGGTGTGCGATTACAGGACCAAGCCGTGCTGTTCCGGTCTTCGTATCACAGCGCAGGTTTGGAATTGGAACTCACACGGCGGAACGTTCCCTATCGCAAATACGGTGGATTGAAATTCATCGAATCAGCCCACGTCAAAGATTTGCTCGCCTACTTGCGATTGGCGGAGAACCCACGGGATATCGTGGCCGGCACGCGTGTGCTGTGTTTGTTGCCGGGCATTGGGAATGCGAGGGCAGGGCGGTTGATGGAATCGCTACGGGACGCCAACGGTTCCTTCGCCGCCTGGAGAGAATTTAAAGCCCCCGCCAGCACCCGTGGCCAATGGGAACCGTTTGTCAAACTCTTGGATGAGTTATCATCCGGCCCCTTGTTGGAGTCGTCTGTCGCGACACAGGTGGAACGAGTGCGAACGTTCTACAAACCGCTCTTGGAAGATGCACACGACCATGCCGCAGTCCGAATGCGAGATTTGGAACAACTGGAGATTTTAGCGGCACGGTATGCGGACCGAGCGAGTTTCCTTGCGGAAGTTACGTTGGATCCGCCATCGTCAACTGCCGAACTGGGTGATCCGGCCGCTCCTGATGAAGACGATTGGCTCGTGCTCAGCACGATTCACTCCGCAAAAGGACTGGAGTGGGACAGCGTATTCGTGTTGCAAGCGATCGAAGGCAGCATCCCCTCCGAAATGGCCACCGGTTCACCGGAACAGATCGAGGAAGAACGGCGGTTGTTTTATGTCGCATTGACACGCGGAAAAAATAACCTGTTTGTTTGTCACCCTCAACGAATCATGGGACAACGCAACCAGTTCTTCGCTCCATCATTCAGCCGGCTCACCCCATTTGTGAGTGATGAGGTCCGCTCGACGTTTGATGAGATCGTCTATTCGCCCGAGGGACATACCGACGCTGCTCCCAAACCCGAAAGTTCACAATCTGTGAGGAGTCGTCTGAATTCCCTGTGGGGCGAAAATTAG
- a CDS encoding ExeA family protein, whose amino-acid sequence MYESLYRLSRRPFAPTPALAFYVPNASSEAALDGLEHAVREDQGIGILTAEVGLGKTLVCQQLAERLADEYTVVFLSSSNYPNSRALLQAILYEIGHPYTRLDEQELRLELQTALRELREDTRGLVLIVDEANFLSDELLEEIRTLTHLAIDGVPLIRVVLSAHMSFEERLIDRQMEPLNQRIGCHVFLEPLSHEESISYVAARLQLADGNVDEILTTDALLAICQASGGVPRCLNQLCDHTLLLGYAFQEQPITIERVHEALEDLKPLPLQWNNLPSAPIPEEHAQFCEESAEDEANVDTEEQVLEPSDTDVAPVDASEDAAVFEFGSDEVADGVTPPVMTTEISEPVEASVFEVGGDEDTEFSTSDVDTDQIPSVWTNEPVGESMESNVIEFGSPDESSVSDVVQEPAPTSEEHHVIVPPTPTWRQTPETIETERVRQAVGPYAWSFAEEAVTDRYSALDAGRSIDFSLKSIATTSVCPTVQLRCEEQGWLPAEPSPFAKSSLPVEWIEDEVPSPSETPDQPVSHSNPLDTIDAILPQVESALNDGIESQETVEPVENAPANAADVLQSVEEQIAEFHNSDSEVDLETEIGALVLDTCVSTQAELYGSPRNREVDQQLAAALEDTLAEKLGTSKTEASESEVQPKQKSIAEQLAEAAHTEHEIPQPKQTRKYGSLFTKLRRKLRS is encoded by the coding sequence ATGTACGAATCGCTTTACCGGCTGAGCCGTCGTCCGTTCGCGCCCACACCGGCTCTGGCATTCTATGTGCCCAATGCGTCGTCGGAAGCCGCTCTGGATGGCTTGGAACATGCCGTCCGTGAGGACCAGGGCATTGGAATTCTCACGGCGGAAGTTGGTCTGGGCAAAACTCTCGTCTGTCAGCAATTGGCGGAACGGCTGGCGGACGAATACACGGTCGTGTTCCTTTCGAGTTCAAATTACCCGAACTCGCGAGCGTTGTTGCAGGCGATTCTTTACGAAATCGGTCATCCCTACACTCGGTTGGATGAACAAGAACTCCGGTTAGAACTTCAAACCGCTCTCCGGGAATTGCGTGAGGACACACGCGGTTTAGTCCTGATCGTCGATGAAGCCAATTTCCTCAGCGATGAACTGCTGGAGGAAATCCGGACGTTGACGCACTTGGCGATCGACGGTGTGCCGTTGATTCGAGTTGTGCTGTCGGCTCATATGTCCTTTGAGGAGCGACTGATTGACCGGCAAATGGAACCGTTGAACCAACGGATCGGCTGCCATGTCTTCCTTGAACCGTTGTCACACGAGGAATCCATCAGCTACGTCGCTGCGCGACTTCAGTTGGCTGATGGCAACGTTGATGAAATCCTCACAACGGATGCGTTGCTCGCGATTTGTCAGGCGAGTGGCGGTGTGCCACGTTGCTTGAATCAATTGTGCGACCATACGTTGCTCCTCGGTTACGCGTTTCAGGAACAACCGATCACCATCGAGCGGGTACACGAAGCGTTGGAAGACCTCAAACCGCTGCCGTTGCAATGGAACAATCTTCCGTCCGCGCCAATTCCGGAGGAACACGCTCAGTTCTGTGAGGAATCCGCAGAAGACGAAGCAAACGTGGACACCGAGGAACAAGTCCTCGAACCCTCGGACACCGATGTGGCCCCTGTCGACGCTTCCGAGGATGCTGCCGTGTTCGAATTTGGATCCGATGAAGTCGCTGACGGCGTCACCCCGCCCGTCATGACTACAGAAATTTCGGAACCCGTCGAGGCATCCGTATTTGAAGTCGGCGGAGACGAAGACACGGAATTCTCCACCAGCGATGTAGACACAGATCAAATTCCATCAGTCTGGACGAACGAGCCGGTTGGAGAATCCATGGAGTCAAACGTGATCGAGTTTGGTTCACCGGACGAGTCTTCGGTTTCCGACGTTGTTCAAGAACCGGCACCGACCTCTGAAGAACACCATGTAATCGTGCCGCCCACTCCGACTTGGCGGCAAACTCCGGAGACGATCGAAACCGAACGGGTTCGGCAAGCCGTTGGTCCGTATGCGTGGTCATTCGCCGAGGAAGCCGTTACGGATCGATATTCTGCGTTGGACGCAGGACGCTCGATCGATTTCAGCTTGAAATCCATCGCAACGACTTCGGTCTGCCCCACGGTCCAGCTTCGTTGTGAAGAACAAGGCTGGCTTCCCGCAGAACCATCGCCGTTTGCCAAGTCATCCTTGCCAGTCGAGTGGATCGAAGACGAAGTTCCGAGTCCATCGGAAACCCCAGACCAACCGGTCTCGCACTCCAATCCGTTGGACACCATCGACGCGATTCTCCCGCAGGTCGAGAGTGCTTTGAACGACGGAATCGAATCACAGGAGACGGTGGAGCCCGTCGAAAACGCTCCGGCGAACGCGGCCGACGTGTTGCAATCGGTAGAAGAGCAAATCGCAGAATTCCACAACTCGGATTCGGAAGTCGACTTGGAAACCGAGATCGGGGCCTTAGTTCTCGACACCTGCGTGAGCACTCAGGCGGAACTCTACGGCAGCCCACGCAACCGTGAAGTCGACCAGCAACTCGCAGCCGCCTTGGAAGACACACTTGCCGAAAAACTCGGTACGTCCAAAACCGAGGCGTCTGAGTCTGAGGTGCAACCCAAGCAAAAATCGATCGCGGAGCAACTCGCCGAAGCTGCCCACACCGAGCACGAGATACCGCAGCCAAAACAGACTCGCAAATACGGCAGCTTGTTCACCAAGCTCCGACGGAAATTACGATCCTAA
- a CDS encoding 2-phosphosulfolactate phosphatase, translated as MHIDVHFLPITLTNEKLHGCVAIMVDLLRASTTMTTALAAGAETIVPCESVDHAREVAAKLSSETAVILGGERKGVKIEGFDFGNSPSDYTAKNVSGKTIVFTTTNGTKALAKSKSADRIVVGSFVNLAAVSLFAVDSGRSIQIACAGTDGQVTREDVLCAGAIANACTESYNTIGQSLERTDAARIAIDCYRMVAGQLHEAVCDSIGGRNLQRLGFEADIETVCEVDRVPVVPEYDPNMGRVSVV; from the coding sequence GTGCATATCGACGTCCATTTTCTGCCGATCACACTCACCAACGAGAAACTCCATGGCTGCGTGGCAATCATGGTCGATTTGCTCCGTGCGTCCACGACGATGACCACCGCGTTAGCGGCCGGAGCGGAGACGATCGTTCCGTGTGAATCCGTCGATCATGCTCGAGAAGTCGCGGCGAAGTTGTCTTCGGAAACCGCTGTCATTCTCGGTGGAGAACGGAAGGGCGTGAAAATCGAAGGCTTCGATTTTGGCAACTCACCGTCTGATTACACCGCCAAAAACGTGAGCGGAAAAACGATTGTCTTCACGACAACCAACGGAACCAAAGCCCTCGCGAAATCGAAATCCGCCGACCGAATCGTTGTCGGATCGTTCGTGAATTTAGCGGCGGTCAGTCTGTTTGCGGTGGACTCGGGTCGATCCATTCAAATCGCCTGTGCCGGAACCGACGGGCAGGTCACGCGGGAAGATGTTCTTTGTGCCGGTGCGATTGCGAACGCTTGCACCGAAAGCTACAACACAATCGGTCAGAGCCTCGAGCGAACCGACGCGGCTCGCATCGCAATCGATTGCTACCGCATGGTTGCGGGTCAACTCCACGAGGCCGTCTGCGATAGCATCGGTGGACGAAATTTACAGCGTCTTGGCTTCGAGGCTGACATCGAAACCGTCTGCGAAGTCGATCGAGTGCCCGTCGTACCGGAATATGATCCGAACATGGGCCGTGTGAGTGTTGTCTGA
- a CDS encoding HEAT repeat domain-containing protein: MSRPLILIGWMVLALGNCRGGLFASNESFYVDILTENDIRDDEVALQEFLESLHPTEQTIAHLRKLTEQLGDAEFFQREAATRELLTIPACCPEVLMEACESPDPEIRWRSRQILKQNRTRTDRILFAVFSLIKNRKLTGLAKPVATSLRLAQTDSVRRAGRQALSASATVDDADWLRELLASEHSSMAIAAVGALDRVLGPEAATDFLPLLDRPDNELRLVAARALLNHGQRDTLNTFVELLDANELTVRLQAAQTLRSATGQRFQFTPYDEPAARQQAANEWRTWVSENGANSPLNLPILEGDVELGRTLICYYGRKEVVELDERGEQTWKLEKVNGPWDCDGTPEGHRVICFYTQQAISEYNQDGEEIWSIKNIPGRPFSVQRLSNGNTLISCYNTGKIIEYRPDKSKAWEITKSGTPMDAQRLPNGHTLITLYQAQKVVEVNQEGDPVWELKDLGKPRSAHMLPNRHVLVTEATSKRVAEYDASGKMVWSHENIKNPLDAQRLSNGNTLISSSDGVIEVTPTGRTVWSKNLNGASRICRY; the protein is encoded by the coding sequence ATGAGTCGACCTCTCATTCTCATCGGTTGGATGGTCCTGGCCCTGGGAAATTGCAGAGGAGGGCTTTTCGCGTCCAATGAGAGTTTCTACGTCGATATTCTGACGGAAAACGATATTCGAGACGACGAAGTCGCATTGCAGGAATTCTTGGAAAGTCTTCATCCGACCGAGCAAACCATCGCCCATCTCCGCAAATTGACGGAGCAACTCGGGGATGCGGAATTCTTTCAACGCGAAGCGGCCACCCGCGAGTTGCTGACCATTCCCGCATGCTGCCCTGAAGTCTTGATGGAGGCCTGCGAAAGTCCCGACCCGGAAATTCGCTGGCGATCCCGGCAAATTCTGAAACAAAATCGAACGCGAACAGATCGAATTCTGTTCGCTGTTTTTAGTTTGATCAAGAACCGAAAACTCACGGGTTTAGCCAAACCGGTGGCAACTTCGTTGCGGTTGGCGCAGACGGATTCCGTTCGACGTGCGGGACGGCAGGCACTTTCCGCCTCGGCGACTGTGGACGATGCCGATTGGCTCCGCGAATTGCTGGCGAGCGAACATTCCTCGATGGCGATTGCGGCAGTTGGAGCGTTGGACCGAGTCCTTGGCCCGGAAGCCGCAACGGATTTCCTGCCATTGCTGGATCGACCAGACAACGAATTGCGACTCGTAGCCGCTCGGGCATTGCTCAATCACGGTCAACGAGACACGTTGAACACGTTCGTGGAGTTGCTCGATGCCAATGAATTGACGGTCCGTCTTCAAGCCGCTCAAACATTGCGATCGGCAACGGGCCAACGGTTTCAGTTCACTCCCTATGATGAGCCCGCTGCCCGGCAACAAGCCGCGAACGAGTGGCGAACCTGGGTCAGTGAAAACGGCGCCAACTCCCCTTTGAATCTGCCCATTCTTGAGGGTGATGTCGAACTAGGACGAACCCTCATCTGCTACTACGGGCGGAAAGAAGTCGTTGAACTCGATGAGCGTGGCGAACAGACGTGGAAACTCGAAAAGGTGAACGGTCCCTGGGATTGCGACGGGACCCCAGAAGGGCACCGGGTCATCTGTTTCTACACGCAGCAAGCAATTTCCGAATACAACCAAGATGGCGAGGAAATTTGGAGCATCAAGAATATCCCAGGCCGACCGTTCAGTGTGCAACGGCTATCGAACGGCAACACGCTCATTTCTTGCTACAACACAGGCAAGATCATCGAATATCGGCCCGACAAATCCAAGGCGTGGGAAATTACGAAATCCGGCACGCCGATGGATGCTCAACGGCTTCCGAATGGTCACACATTGATCACTCTCTACCAAGCCCAAAAAGTCGTCGAAGTCAATCAAGAAGGCGATCCCGTCTGGGAGTTGAAAGATCTCGGCAAACCGCGATCTGCCCACATGCTGCCCAATCGCCATGTCCTAGTCACCGAAGCGACATCGAAACGGGTCGCCGAATACGACGCCAGCGGCAAAATGGTGTGGTCGCACGAGAATATCAAGAACCCGCTCGATGCCCAACGTCTCTCCAATGGCAACACGCTCATTTCCTCGTCCGATGGCGTGATCGAAGTCACTCCCACCGGCCGAACGGTATGGAGCAAAAACCTCAACGGTGCGAGTCGAATTTGTCGTTACTAG
- a CDS encoding Gfo/Idh/MocA family oxidoreductase has translation MVNLGIVGLGPAWETRYRPALRALRSRVRVCAVYDCVPSRAAAAAKSVDADVVGGIRAMMLRPDIRGILWLGTEWQGDAPLQFAIAARKPTMIAAPNAFPIDTLARLHLSGLSTGLTLMPEFLRRYLPATHRVQELLATRIGPARVIRATLQTTEVGLATSPELTALLDWCRHIARTPPATIQATQNGHGERLVVEFRQPRIASFKPRAEIHLQAGESSETPKLIIEGDQGRIAIEETHRIRWNCDNEETVEDLSNERPAAEVLIDHFCRRVVGGLIPVADLGDLCSHLQVLEEARRSLAQGRALRINPIDAV, from the coding sequence ATGGTAAATTTGGGAATCGTCGGTTTGGGGCCGGCTTGGGAAACACGATATCGGCCAGCGCTACGGGCGCTGCGCTCGCGGGTTCGCGTGTGCGCGGTTTATGATTGTGTTCCGAGTCGGGCGGCTGCGGCGGCGAAGTCGGTCGATGCCGACGTCGTTGGCGGAATTCGCGCGATGATGCTGCGGCCGGATATCCGTGGAATTCTTTGGCTGGGTACCGAGTGGCAAGGCGATGCCCCTCTGCAATTTGCGATCGCTGCCCGCAAACCAACGATGATCGCCGCTCCCAATGCGTTCCCGATCGACACACTCGCCCGCTTGCATTTGAGTGGACTCTCGACAGGACTGACACTGATGCCGGAATTTCTCCGGCGATATCTCCCCGCGACGCACCGCGTGCAGGAACTTCTCGCCACCCGAATCGGGCCGGCACGTGTGATCCGAGCAACCTTGCAGACGACGGAGGTCGGGTTGGCGACGTCCCCGGAGCTCACAGCGTTGCTGGATTGGTGTCGGCACATCGCCCGCACCCCACCCGCGACGATCCAGGCCACCCAAAACGGACACGGCGAGCGTTTGGTCGTCGAGTTTCGGCAGCCACGAATCGCCAGCTTCAAGCCGCGAGCCGAAATTCATTTGCAGGCTGGAGAGTCATCCGAGACACCAAAGTTGATCATCGAAGGTGACCAAGGACGGATCGCGATCGAAGAAACTCATCGCATCCGCTGGAACTGCGATAACGAGGAAACGGTCGAGGATCTCAGCAACGAACGTCCGGCTGCGGAGGTATTGATCGATCACTTCTGCCGTCGCGTCGTTGGCGGTCTGATCCCCGTTGCTGACCTGGGCGACTTGTGCAGTCACCTGCAAGTTTTGGAAGAAGCTCGTCGCAGTCTTGCCCAAGGCCGAGCACTCCGAATCAATCCGATTGACGCAGTCTGA
- a CDS encoding citrate synthase: MSTAKVILDGKEYELPVVVGLEGEIGIDITSLRSDSGAITLDPGFGNTGSCESAITFINGEEGILRYRGYPIEQLADHSSFIETSYLLIYGKLPTQEELDNFRHELTYHSMLHEDMKKFFEGYPPNAHPMAVLSSMVASLSSYYPVVDEEREQNIIRLMAKVKTITAYAYKKSVGQPFVYPLNYLTFCENFLRMMFSVPAESYEVPTEHVKALNRLLILHADHEQNCSTSTVRMVASSQADLFASISAGISALSGPLHGGANQAVLEMLEMIQKDGGDYKKWVSKAKDKNDDFRLMGFGHRVYKNFDPRANILRESADAVLEQMGRTDPLLDIAKQLEEVALTDEYFISRKLYPNVDFYSGILYRAMGIPTNMFTVMFALGRLPGWLAHWKELRDGRSRIYRPRQIYTGETVRDYVPIEGRN, encoded by the coding sequence ATGAGCACGGCCAAGGTGATTCTTGATGGCAAAGAATACGAACTCCCCGTCGTGGTCGGGTTGGAAGGCGAAATCGGGATCGATATCACCAGCCTCCGCTCAGATTCGGGCGCCATTACCCTAGACCCCGGCTTCGGCAACACCGGGTCTTGCGAAAGTGCAATTACATTCATCAACGGAGAAGAAGGAATCCTGCGTTATCGCGGGTATCCCATTGAGCAACTCGCTGACCACAGCTCCTTCATTGAGACAAGTTATTTGCTGATCTACGGCAAATTGCCCACTCAGGAAGAACTCGACAACTTCCGGCATGAGTTGACGTATCATAGTATGCTGCATGAGGATATGAAGAAATTCTTCGAAGGATATCCTCCCAATGCGCACCCGATGGCCGTCTTGTCCTCGATGGTGGCTTCCCTGTCGAGCTACTACCCCGTCGTCGACGAAGAGCGTGAACAGAACATCATTCGTCTCATGGCCAAGGTCAAGACGATCACTGCCTATGCGTACAAGAAGTCCGTGGGACAACCGTTTGTCTATCCGCTGAATTACCTGACATTCTGCGAAAACTTCCTGCGAATGATGTTTTCGGTCCCCGCGGAGAGCTACGAAGTTCCCACCGAGCACGTCAAAGCGTTGAATCGCCTACTCATCCTGCATGCCGACCACGAACAAAACTGCAGCACATCAACCGTTCGCATGGTCGCGAGTTCGCAGGCGGACCTATTCGCATCGATCTCCGCCGGGATCAGCGCCCTATCCGGTCCGCTGCACGGCGGAGCGAACCAAGCCGTCTTGGAAATGCTGGAAATGATCCAAAAGGACGGCGGCGACTACAAAAAGTGGGTCAGCAAAGCTAAAGACAAAAACGACGATTTCCGTCTGATGGGCTTCGGTCACCGCGTCTACAAGAACTTTGATCCACGGGCCAACATCCTTCGGGAGTCCGCCGACGCCGTTTTGGAACAGATGGGGCGGACCGATCCGCTCTTGGATATTGCCAAACAGTTGGAAGAAGTCGCGTTGACCGACGAGTACTTCATCTCACGGAAACTCTACCCGAACGTCGATTTCTACAGCGGTATCCTCTACCGAGCGATGGGCATTCCGACCAACATGTTCACAGTCATGTTCGCCCTCGGTCGTCTGCCAGGATGGTTGGCACACTGGAAAGAACTCCGCGACGGCCGCAGCCGAATCTATCGTCCGCGACAAATCTACACCGGCGAAACCGTTCGCGATTACGTGCCGATCGAAGGCCGCAACTAG
- a CDS encoding glycine--tRNA ligase — MAKSMDEIVALCKRRGFVFQSSDIYGGLQGFWDYGPLGTELKRNVREAWYRDMITNHNELATPEGAPSPFQMNAVECSQIMHPHVWKVSGHYDLFVDKMVDCRESKKRYRFDHLQGRWASYQGKRVFVSTSLSSDEGLAQVTRNALKFFGLRTKDVERIEFGTGEHGGLAESISAGTSLATTPSTPYPELRPIWDADSLANILAPDATKVGTLTEPRDFKLMFETTIGALGGDEDKAYLRPETAQGMFVNFKNVMDTTRVKVPFGIAQIGKSFRNEITPRNFTFRSREFEQMEMEFFCRPDESRKWYEYWRDRRYQWYVDLGLSKENLILRDHTEEELAHYSVGTADVEYAFPFLSPGEYGELEGIAHRGDFDLRSHMEGKLVKNEAGELVVEKNEHGQPKYRGSGKDMQYFDDQSRERFIPHVIEPAAGADRATLAFICEAYREDEQPNDKGKMEKRTVMQFHPHLAPIKAAVFPLIKKNGMPEKAAEVYHELKKAGIVCQYDQQGAIGRRYRRQDEIGTPYCITIDGDTLDDGTVTIRDRDSLEQERIPADRVVEEITGRMKSV; from the coding sequence ATGGCGAAGTCCATGGACGAGATCGTAGCTTTGTGCAAACGCCGGGGTTTTGTCTTTCAATCCTCCGACATTTACGGCGGACTCCAGGGATTTTGGGACTACGGCCCGCTGGGCACGGAACTCAAGCGGAACGTGCGGGAAGCCTGGTATCGGGACATGATCACCAACCACAATGAGTTGGCCACTCCCGAAGGTGCCCCGTCGCCCTTCCAAATGAATGCCGTCGAGTGCAGCCAAATCATGCACCCCCATGTTTGGAAGGTTTCCGGTCACTACGATCTGTTTGTCGACAAAATGGTGGACTGCCGGGAATCGAAGAAACGATACCGCTTTGACCATCTGCAAGGACGCTGGGCGAGTTACCAAGGCAAACGAGTTTTTGTGTCAACGAGCCTTTCATCCGATGAAGGTCTCGCTCAGGTCACGCGAAACGCTCTGAAATTCTTCGGATTGCGAACCAAAGACGTCGAGAGAATCGAATTCGGTACCGGCGAGCATGGTGGTCTGGCGGAATCAATCAGTGCTGGAACATCGCTCGCGACAACACCATCCACGCCTTACCCGGAACTTCGGCCCATTTGGGATGCCGATAGTTTGGCGAATATTCTGGCTCCCGATGCGACGAAAGTTGGCACCCTTACCGAACCACGCGACTTCAAACTGATGTTCGAGACGACCATCGGCGCACTCGGTGGTGATGAAGATAAAGCGTACCTGCGACCGGAAACCGCACAGGGTATGTTCGTCAACTTCAAGAACGTCATGGACACCACCCGGGTTAAAGTGCCTTTCGGTATTGCACAGATCGGCAAGAGTTTCCGCAACGAAATCACCCCGCGAAACTTCACGTTCCGCTCCCGGGAATTCGAACAGATGGAAATGGAATTCTTCTGCCGACCCGATGAGTCGCGGAAATGGTACGAATACTGGCGGGATCGACGGTATCAATGGTATGTCGATTTGGGGCTTTCGAAAGAAAACCTCATCCTCCGTGACCACACCGAAGAAGAGTTGGCTCACTACTCTGTGGGCACAGCCGATGTCGAATATGCGTTTCCGTTCTTGTCACCCGGAGAGTATGGCGAGTTGGAAGGAATTGCGCATCGCGGTGATTTTGATTTGCGGTCGCATATGGAAGGCAAACTCGTCAAGAACGAGGCCGGGGAACTGGTCGTTGAGAAAAACGAGCACGGCCAACCCAAATACCGGGGCAGTGGCAAAGACATGCAGTACTTCGACGATCAAAGCCGCGAGCGGTTCATTCCGCACGTGATCGAACCGGCAGCGGGGGCGGATCGGGCGACGTTGGCGTTCATCTGTGAAGCCTATCGCGAGGACGAGCAACCCAACGACAAAGGCAAAATGGAAAAACGCACGGTGATGCAATTCCATCCACATCTCGCGCCGATCAAAGCCGCCGTCTTTCCGCTCATCAAGAAAAACGGAATGCCAGAGAAGGCGGCGGAGGTCTATCACGAACTCAAGAAAGCCGGCATCGTTTGCCAATACGACCAACAAGGTGCGATCGGTCGTCGATACCGCCGGCAAGACGAAATCGGTACACCGTACTGCATTACAATTGATGGCGACACGTTAGACGATGGCACCGTGACGATCCGAGATCGCGATTCTCTCGAGCAAGAACGCATCCCGGCGGATCGCGTGGTCGAGGAAATCACCGGACGAATGAAATCGGTCTAA